TACATATATTTTAGGCGGCGGAAGTAACTCTGTATTTTTGGATGACTTCGAAGGAGTGGTGCTAGTAAATAAAATTAAGGGTATTAGCCACTACGACACCGAATCCCATCATCATATTAGTGTTGGGGCAGGGGAAGATTGGCATGAGTTTGTATCGCTGTGTATGCAAAATGGCTGGTTTGGCCTTGAAAACCTTGCGCTGATCCCAGGTTCCGTAGGCGCATCACCTATTCAAAATATTGGGGCTTACGGCGTAGAGGTACATTCCTTCATAGATTCTATAGAAGCGATACTACTTGAAACAAAAGAACCCTTTCTTATTAAGGGGGCGGATTGCCAGTTTGGTTACCGCGATAGTATTTTTAAACACGCCTTATATGGTAAAGCGCTTATCACCAAAGTGAATTTTACACTTCCCAAGGCGTACGACGTTGTGGCGAGTTATGGTGAATTGTCGGCTATAGACTGCCCTAATGCGAAAGATATTTTTAATAAGGTAATAGAAGTGCGAAAAGCCAAGCTTCCTGATCCTAAGCAGCTTGGAAATGCAGGTAGTTTCTTTAAGAACCCTGTTATTGCATTAGCGCATTTTGAAGAACTGAAATGTCATTATCTTGATATACCGAGTTACCCGGTGTCAGAAAATCAGGTAAAAGTACCTGCTGCATGGCTTATCGATCAGATGGGTTTTAAAGGAAAGGCGCTTAATGGCGTTAGGTGTCATCCTACACAGCCGCTAGTATTAACTAATATAGGAAACGCGCAGGGTAATGACCTAATTGCCCTAGCTAAAGAGATAATGAATTCGGTAGAAAGTGAATTTAAAATAACGCTCGAGCCAGAAGTACGTTTAGTTGGTAGGGAAGGACTCATTCAATTATGAGACAGCAATTATGAGGCAGGCATCAAAATCAGTAAGAAAACATATATTGGCCTTGTTGTCTGATGGACACTTCCATTCTGGTGAAACCATAGCGCAACAAGTTGGCCTTTCCCGTACCGCTGTAGCAGGCCATATTTCTCAGCTTTCTGACTGGGGATTAGATGTTTTTAAAGTTAAAGGTAAGGGTTACCGTTTAGAGCGAGGTTTTTCTTTGTTAAATGCAGAGAGTATTAAGAAGCACTTAGGTAATACTAAGCGTGCCATGATAGATGTTGAGTCGGTGTTACCTTCTACTAATACTGAAATGAAAAAGCGCATTGCTAATGCCCGTCATGAATTAGCTGATGGTGATGCAATATTCGCTGAAATTCAGACGGCGGGTCGTGGTCGTCATGGTAGAACCTGGTTGGCACCTATTGGCGGTAGCTTAACGTTTTCTATGTACTGGTCTTTTCCAGATGGTTACCAAAGCATGGCAGGTTTGTCACTAATGGTGGGTTTGGCAGTATGTGAAGCATTGAAAGACTTTGGCGTAGATGATGCCGAACTGAAGTGGCCTAACGACATTTACCTTCAAGGTAAAAAGCTCGCCGGCATTCTTATAGAAGTAGAAGGGCAGATTGGTGCTACTGCGCATTCTGTCATTGGAATAGGTTTAAATGTGTGTGTTCCTGATAGCCAATATGACGTTGGACAACCTCATAGTGACTTAACATCTTATTTAGGACACACGCCAGATAGAAATAGTTTAGCGGCAGCCATAATAAAATCACTTTGGACATTGTTACCTAAGTTTACCCAGCAAGGTTTTGGCCCGTTCGCGCCCCATTGGGAAGCGCTAGACCTCTATGCTGATAAAAGAATTGTGCTACAAATGGGCGAAAAACGTTTTTCAGGTATTGATAGAGGCGTAGATGCCAGCGGTGCGTTGTTGGTTGAAACCCAAGATGGCATTACTCGATTCCACGGTGGAGAGGTTAGCTTACGTGGTAACCGATAAAAATATCGTTTTAGTGGACGTTGGTAATACTCGATTTAAATATTGTTTGTTATCTGATGCTGAAAACGAGCCAACGGCCACAGAAAATTTATCCGATTTACTTTCTTTTATCGATGAACAGCAAAATATTTCCCACTTATATTTAGCCTCAGTACGAAAAGCCGATGCGGTCGAACAAATTTTCGCCGCCTGCGAACAAAGAAATATTGCCGTTGAAGAGAAAAATACCGAACGAGAAGCCTTCGGCATAAAAAATAGTTACGAAAACGAAAAAAAAATGGGGGTCGATCGATGGCTTGCCATGGTTTGTGCTGCAGAAAAAACACAAAAAGCATTTTTTGTGATGGATGTGGGCACAGCAATTACAGTTGATTTTGTGGTGAATGGTCAACATTTAGGCGGTTGGATCACACCAGGCTTTCAAGTAATGAAACAAGCATTACTTAATTCCACTAAGAAAGTGTATGCAAATGACGAAATTCCGACCAGTCTCAGCCTAGGCAACGATACCGAAGAATGTGTTGCAACAGGGTGCTATGCAGCAGTGTATGGTGTTTATTTGAGCGCTGTTGATTACTTATCCAGCAAACAAACCGATTTTGATATAATTTTAGGGGGTGGAGACAAAAAAATGTTTGCATTCCTTGAAAGCGATGTTAGGATTCGTCCCGCTCATTTGGTGGTGCAAGGTTTGGCCCGCTACGCAAGAAGCGAGCTTCTTACGTAACTGGTTTGATTGATAAGTTTTTATCGGTCAAAAAAGAAAAAGTAAAATTTTTCAAAACAACACTTGCACTGAGTAATTCATTACTCTAAAATGCGCACCCACTTGATGTAGTGCCGACTTAGCTCAGTTGGTAGAGCAACTGACTTGTAATCAGTAGGTCGCCAGTTCGACTCCGGCAGTCGGCACCATCAATCTGGAGGGGTACCCAAGCGGTCAACGGGATCAGACTGTAAATCTGACGGCTCAGCCTTCGCAGGTTCGAATCCTGCCCCCTCCACCACTTTTTTATGAGGTGGCCAGAGAATTAGGATTTGCGAGCATCGTATAATGGCTATTACCTCAGCCTTCCAAGCTGATGATGTGGGTTCGATTCCCACTGCTCGCTCCAAATCAGTGCTGATATAGCTCAGTTGGTAGAGCGCACCCTTGGTAAGGGTGAGGTCGGCAGTTCAAATCTGCCTATCAGCACCAGTTTCTCCCCAGCTCATGTTTATAGAATTTCATAAATTTTTAAAGTAACTTTGCTGGGATAATAGAAATGGCAAAAGAAAAGTTTGAACGTACGAAACCCCATGTAAACGTTGGTACTATTGGCCACGTTGACCACGGAAAAACTACTCTAACTGCGGCAATCACTACTGTTCTTTCTAAGACATACGGTGGTTCAGCTCAGGCTTTCGATCAAATCGATAACGCGCCTGAAGAAAAAGCTCGTGGTATTACCATCTCTACATCTCACGTAGAGTATGACACTCCTACTCGTCACTACGCTCACGTAGACTGCCCAGGACACGCTGATTACGTTAAAAACATGATCACCGGTGCTGCACAGATGGATGGAGCTATCCTAGTAGTAGCTGCGACTGATGGCCCTATGCCTCAGACTCGTGAGCACATCCTACTTGGTCGTCAGGTTGGTGTTCCTTACATCATCGTATTCATGAACAAATGTGACATGGTTGATGATGAAGAGCTTCTAGAGCTAGTAGAAATGGAAGTTCGTGAACTTCTTAGCGAATATGAATTCCCAGGCGATGACCTTCCAGTTATCCAAGGTTCTGCACTTAAAGCTCTTGAAGGCGATGCAGAATGGGAAAAGAAAATCATCGAACTTGGTGAAGCTCTTGATTCATACATCCCAGAGCCAGAGCGTGCTATCGATAAGCCGTTCATTCTTCCAATCGAAGACGTATTCTCAATCTCAGGCCGTGGTACAGTAGTAACGGGTCGTGTAGAGCAAGGTATTGTTAAAGTTGGTGAAGAAGTAGAAATCGTTGGTATCAAAGATACGACTAAGACGACTTGTACTGGTGTTGAAATGTTCCGTAAACTTCTTGACGAAGGTCGCGCTGGTGAGAACGTTGGTGTTCTTCTACGTGGTACTAAGCGTGAAGACGTTGAACGTGGTCAAGTACTAGCTAAGCCTGGTTCAATCAACCCACACACTAAATTCGAAGCTGAAGTATACGTACTAAGCAAAGACGAAGGTGGCCGTCATACTCCATTCTTCAAAGGCTATCGTCCACAGTTCTACTTCCGTACAACTGACGTAACTGGTGCTGTAGAGCTTCCAGAAGGCGTAGAGATGGTAATGCCTGGTGACAACCTTAAGTTCGTAGTAGAGCTTATTGCACCAATCGCGATGGACGAAGGTTTACGCTTCGCTATCCGTGAAGGTGGCCGTACTGTAGGTGCTGGTGTTGTAGCTAAGATTCTTTAATCTAAGCAAACCAAAGCATAAAAAAAAGGCGCTCATTTGAGCGCCTTTTTTGTGTCTTGCGTTTATGTTTGGACAGGGAGTAGCCCCCATCAGAAACACGGCGTAAACCCATCCATGGGGCCTCTGCCACAGCATCCATGCTGTGGAAGGTTTCTGATGGGGGCTACTCCCTCTCTTGTAAACGCCAGCATGTACTATTGGAATAGTAAGGGATAACCCATCCATGGGGCCTTCGCTACAGCATCCATGCTGTAGAGAGTTTCCGAGGCGCACAAAGCCCTTCCTTATAAACAAGTCATCGTACTCAGATAGTGATTAATCCCATCAGAAACACGGCGTAAACCCATCCATGGGGCCTCTGCCACAGCATCCATGCTGTGGAAGGTTTCTGATGGGGGCTACTCCCTCTCTTGTAAACGCCAGCATGTACTATTGGAATGGTAAGGGATAACCCATGCATGGAGCCTCCGCAGCAGCATCCATGCTGTAGAGAGTTTCCGAGGAGCGCAAAGCCCTTCCTTCGAAACAAGCCATGGTACTCAAATAGTGATTAACCTCATCAGAAACGCGGCGTGAATCCATCCATGCTGCTGAGGGTTTCATATGGGCTTCTACTGCCGCCTCTATCAACACAGTAGACTGTTGTTGGTAGGATAAAGATAACGGCGTAAACCCATCCATGGGGCCTTCGCTACAGCATCCATACTGTAGAAAGTTTCCGAGGCGCACAAAGCCCTTTCTTCTAAATGTGCCATCGTACTCAAATAGTGATTAATCTCATCAGAAACGCGGCGTGAATCCATCCATGCTGCTGAGGGTTTCACATGGGCTTCTACTGCCGCCTCTGTCAACAATGAGAGGTTTAATAAGAAGCCTAGGGTGCACTCAAAGCTGACTCATTTTAGTTATATCACTTTGAACCCATCCCGTATCACCAGGTTTATTGCCGTGTGTTTTCACCAACAAAAGTAAATTTGGTGTGCTTTTCTCCCAATTTTATCGACTGGTTTTACTGCACTAGGTTTCCTAGGGGAGGTATCTTCTATAAAAACATTGGTATTTGTCATAGAGAAAAGCTAACAAACGTTATAATGTAACAATAGTGTGTGATGATAGATGCAGGCAGTATTTGGTTTAATCGGGTACACGTAAATCAGGTGCGTAAGTATTAGTACAAAGAGTGATAATAATGATTGATAGAAGGCAGTTTTTTAAAGGGGCGGGTACCTTGGCATTTGCTGGGTTGGCATCAAGTGCGTTGGGTAAGGCGAATGCCGGAGTGTTAACGCCAACCACCAAAGGCTATGGGCCGCTTGTGCCTGATCCTAAGAAACTTCTCGATTTACCTCAGGGTTTTAGTTACCAGGTTATCTCTGAACTGGGTGATGCCATGAGAGATGGATTAAATGTGCCCGATAGAGCTGACGGCATGGGATGTTTCTCGCTAGGTAACAATAAGGTTGCCTTAGTACGTAATCACGAGTTACAGGCCGCTCACCTATCTATCCAGCCTGAATCTATTCAAACTCATACTACTGAGCTTGCTTATGATCATTTTGAAAATGGTGTCGCGCTGCCAGGAGGCACCACCACGCTGGTTTATAATCTCGATACCAAGGTTGTTGAAAAAGAGTTTGTTAGCTTAGTCGGTACTATTCGCAACTGTGCTGGCGGTATTACGCCTTGGGGAACGTGGTTAACATGCGAAGAATCGGTCGATAAACCTAACGGTGTTATTTCGAAAGAGCATGGCTATATCTTTGAAGTACCTGCTGATGCTGAGACGTTAGTAGAGGCTAAACCGCTTAAGGCTATGGGGCGGTTTAATCATGAAGCGGCTTGTGTCGACCCAGAAACGGGTATTGTTTATTTAACGGAAGACAGAGGCGATAGTTTGTTTTATCGCTTTATTCCTAGTGTTAAAGGCCAGCTGGATAAAGGCGGTAAGTTACAGGCTTTACGCATAAAAGGTGTGCCTCAGTTCGACTCTCGTAACTGGGATAAGGCGCGTATGAATCTAGGGGAATGGTTAAATGTAGATTGGGTCGATTTACATACGCCAGAAAGCCCTAATGATGACTTGCGTGTTCAAGGTTATAAGGCGGGCGCAACGTTGTTTGCTCGAGGTGAAGGGCTGCATTGGGGCAACAACGAGCTGTATTTTTGTTGCACCAATGGCGGAGCTAAGCAATTAGGTCAGATAATGCGTTATCAGCCACAAGGCGCTAAAGCCGACTCTGCTTCAAACTCTCAGGCTTCAGGTGGCAGATTACAATTATTCGTTGAAAGTGATGACGCTAACTTATTTAACTTCGGCGATAACCTGACTGTTAGCCCTAATGGCCATTTGATTGTATGCGAAGATCAGTACACTGAAATTGTAGATAATCACCTTCGCGGGGTTACACCAGAGGGGGATATTTATAACGTTGCCAAACTACACGCGCAAACCGAACTTGCTGGCGCGTGCTTCACTAACGACGGTAGTGTATTGTTCGTGAATATGTACTCTCCCAGTAAGACCTTGGCCATTACAGGCCCCTGGATGGCGCTTTAACTAGCCCCATGTTCAAGTAAC
The nucleotide sequence above comes from Alteromonas naphthalenivorans. Encoded proteins:
- the tuf gene encoding elongation factor Tu, with amino-acid sequence MAKEKFERTKPHVNVGTIGHVDHGKTTLTAAITTVLSKTYGGSAQAFDQIDNAPEEKARGITISTSHVEYDTPTRHYAHVDCPGHADYVKNMITGAAQMDGAILVVAATDGPMPQTREHILLGRQVGVPYIIVFMNKCDMVDDEELLELVEMEVRELLSEYEFPGDDLPVIQGSALKALEGDAEWEKKIIELGEALDSYIPEPERAIDKPFILPIEDVFSISGRGTVVTGRVEQGIVKVGEEVEIVGIKDTTKTTCTGVEMFRKLLDEGRAGENVGVLLRGTKREDVERGQVLAKPGSINPHTKFEAEVYVLSKDEGGRHTPFFKGYRPQFYFRTTDVTGAVELPEGVEMVMPGDNLKFVVELIAPIAMDEGLRFAIREGGRTVGAGVVAKIL
- a CDS encoding alkaline phosphatase PhoX, with the protein product MIDRRQFFKGAGTLAFAGLASSALGKANAGVLTPTTKGYGPLVPDPKKLLDLPQGFSYQVISELGDAMRDGLNVPDRADGMGCFSLGNNKVALVRNHELQAAHLSIQPESIQTHTTELAYDHFENGVALPGGTTTLVYNLDTKVVEKEFVSLVGTIRNCAGGITPWGTWLTCEESVDKPNGVISKEHGYIFEVPADAETLVEAKPLKAMGRFNHEAACVDPETGIVYLTEDRGDSLFYRFIPSVKGQLDKGGKLQALRIKGVPQFDSRNWDKARMNLGEWLNVDWVDLHTPESPNDDLRVQGYKAGATLFARGEGLHWGNNELYFCCTNGGAKQLGQIMRYQPQGAKADSASNSQASGGRLQLFVESDDANLFNFGDNLTVSPNGHLIVCEDQYTEIVDNHLRGVTPEGDIYNVAKLHAQTELAGACFTNDGSVLFVNMYSPSKTLAITGPWMAL
- a CDS encoding type III pantothenate kinase, with translation MVTDKNIVLVDVGNTRFKYCLLSDAENEPTATENLSDLLSFIDEQQNISHLYLASVRKADAVEQIFAACEQRNIAVEEKNTEREAFGIKNSYENEKKMGVDRWLAMVCAAEKTQKAFFVMDVGTAITVDFVVNGQHLGGWITPGFQVMKQALLNSTKKVYANDEIPTSLSLGNDTEECVATGCYAAVYGVYLSAVDYLSSKQTDFDIILGGGDKKMFAFLESDVRIRPAHLVVQGLARYARSELLT
- the birA gene encoding bifunctional biotin--[acetyl-CoA-carboxylase] ligase/biotin operon repressor BirA, with translation MRQASKSVRKHILALLSDGHFHSGETIAQQVGLSRTAVAGHISQLSDWGLDVFKVKGKGYRLERGFSLLNAESIKKHLGNTKRAMIDVESVLPSTNTEMKKRIANARHELADGDAIFAEIQTAGRGRHGRTWLAPIGGSLTFSMYWSFPDGYQSMAGLSLMVGLAVCEALKDFGVDDAELKWPNDIYLQGKKLAGILIEVEGQIGATAHSVIGIGLNVCVPDSQYDVGQPHSDLTSYLGHTPDRNSLAAAIIKSLWTLLPKFTQQGFGPFAPHWEALDLYADKRIVLQMGEKRFSGIDRGVDASGALLVETQDGITRFHGGEVSLRGNR
- the murB gene encoding UDP-N-acetylmuramate dehydrogenase, which translates into the protein MPSLQQYHTFSLASNCASIVEFDSVDSFLQAYNPEVNTYILGGGSNSVFLDDFEGVVLVNKIKGISHYDTESHHHISVGAGEDWHEFVSLCMQNGWFGLENLALIPGSVGASPIQNIGAYGVEVHSFIDSIEAILLETKEPFLIKGADCQFGYRDSIFKHALYGKALITKVNFTLPKAYDVVASYGELSAIDCPNAKDIFNKVIEVRKAKLPDPKQLGNAGSFFKNPVIALAHFEELKCHYLDIPSYPVSENQVKVPAAWLIDQMGFKGKALNGVRCHPTQPLVLTNIGNAQGNDLIALAKEIMNSVESEFKITLEPEVRLVGREGLIQL